The Carboxydocella sporoproducens DSM 16521 sequence ACCGCCTGGACCAGGCCAAACATCTGGCCCTGGTTCGCCAGCAATTAGCCCAGCAGGAGGAAGTAGCCAGGGCAGCAGCCCGGCGCTATTGCCGGCCGGTCAGTTATCTGGGCTTACTGGGGGGCCTGGCTCTTACCATATTATTGCTCTGACGGGAGGTATAAACATGAAAATCGTCAATTTACAGCTCTTGTTTCAAATTGCTGGCCTGGGCGTGTTACTGATGGTGATTATGGCTGTATTGAAAGAGGCTAAAAATGAGGAGATCGGCAAAATGGCGGTACTGGCCGGGATAGTAATGGTGCTGGTGGTAGTAGTCAAGCTGCTGGGGGACCTGTTCCAGGAAGTCAAAAGCGTCTTTATGCTCTACTGACGGGGTGAGGGCGATGGAAATCATACAGGTAGTAGGAGTGGCCCTGCTGGCCAGTTTGCTGATTCTGGTGTTAAAACAGATTCGGCCGGAACTGGCCCTGTTTGTCACTCTGGTTGTAGCAGCGGG is a genomic window containing:
- the spoIIIAC gene encoding stage III sporulation protein AC, coding for MKIVNLQLLFQIAGLGVLLMVIMAVLKEAKNEEIGKMAVLAGIVMVLVVVVKLLGDLFQEVKSVFMLY